The following coding sequences are from one Deltaproteobacteria bacterium window:
- a CDS encoding class I SAM-dependent methyltransferase, which produces MGQNLKGFVMALVGGLISFGLVGFLSAQQTGNPSDLDSRVTRFLEENRNAWSDLNVPYVDGQVLYSLVLKGHFKNILEIGTSTGHSTIWLAWAASKTGGRVTTIEIDRGRHEKALVNFKKAGVSSYIDARLADAHELIPRLPGPYDFVFCDAEKEGYLKYFLDLEGKLSPNGCFTAHNVSWTHDPHIKKFLDRVKSHPGFRTVIEQGGGEGISVSCRDKN; this is translated from the coding sequence ATGGGACAAAACCTTAAAGGATTCGTCATGGCCCTGGTCGGGGGATTGATCAGCTTCGGCCTCGTCGGCTTTTTATCGGCCCAGCAGACAGGTAATCCTTCCGATCTGGATAGCCGGGTTACACGCTTCTTAGAGGAGAACAGAAACGCCTGGTCTGATTTGAACGTACCTTACGTCGATGGACAAGTTCTTTATTCCCTGGTGCTCAAGGGCCATTTCAAAAATATCCTGGAAATCGGCACGTCAACCGGACATTCGACCATCTGGCTGGCCTGGGCGGCTTCTAAAACCGGCGGCCGGGTCACCACTATTGAAATCGATCGCGGGCGGCATGAAAAGGCCCTGGTCAATTTCAAAAAAGCCGGGGTGTCCTCCTATATCGATGCCCGCCTGGCCGACGCCCACGAGCTTATTCCCCGGCTCCCAGGCCCCTATGACTTCGTCTTCTGTGATGCCGAAAAGGAGGGCTATCTTAAGTATTTCCTCGATCTGGAAGGCAAGTTAAGCCCCAACGGCTGCTTTACGGCCCACAATGTTTCGTGGACCCACGATCCCCACATCAAAAAATTCCTGGATCGCGTGAAAAGCCATCCCGGATTCCGGACCGTCATTGAACAGGGCGGCGGAGAGGGCATCTCCGTCAGTTGCCGGGATAAAAATTAA
- a CDS encoding Sir2 family NAD-dependent protein deacetylase — translation MEHLISQAAQWIIDSKKLIVFVGAGLSTESGIPDFRSPGGIWDRYNPEDFYFQNFVACEQSRQKYWQMATEMYATIREAQPNPAHLAIAELERLGRLDRVITQNIDGLHFKAGNSPEKVIELHGTALFVYCLSCKKKYDRDEIQGRLQKGIKVPYCDDCGGILKPATISFGQSMPEKETQEAFERAALADLFMVIGSSLAVQPAASLPQTAKRNKARLVIVNRDSTPLDGIADLVIHGQAGPVMAGIVASVKKMLDT, via the coding sequence ATGGAACACCTTATTTCTCAAGCCGCCCAATGGATTATAGATTCCAAAAAGCTTATTGTCTTTGTCGGAGCGGGCTTAAGTACCGAATCGGGTATCCCCGACTTTCGCAGCCCGGGTGGGATCTGGGACCGCTATAATCCGGAAGATTTCTATTTTCAGAATTTTGTTGCCTGTGAACAATCCCGCCAGAAATACTGGCAGATGGCCACGGAAATGTATGCAACGATCAGGGAGGCCCAACCCAACCCGGCCCATCTGGCCATTGCCGAATTAGAGAGACTGGGCCGGCTTGACCGGGTCATCACCCAGAACATCGACGGCCTCCATTTCAAGGCCGGCAACAGCCCGGAAAAGGTGATCGAACTCCATGGAACGGCCCTCTTTGTCTATTGCCTTTCCTGCAAAAAAAAGTATGACCGGGATGAAATCCAGGGGCGTTTACAAAAAGGCATTAAAGTCCCTTACTGCGATGACTGCGGCGGGATCTTGAAACCAGCCACCATCTCTTTCGGCCAATCCATGCCGGAAAAGGAAACCCAGGAGGCCTTTGAGAGGGCGGCCCTGGCCGATCTATTTATGGTCATCGGCTCTTCCCTGGCGGTCCAGCCGGCCGCTTCCCTGCCCCAGACAGCCAAAAGGAACAAGGCCCGTCTGGTGATCGTTAATCGGGATTCAACCCCCTTGGACGGGATAGCCGACCTGGTCATCCATGGTCAGGCCGGACCGGTCATGGCTGGAATAGTAGCGTCAGTAAAAAAAATGCTGGATACTTGA
- a CDS encoding glutamine--tRNA ligase/YqeY domain fusion protein: MSNNAPVSSHFIKEIILEDLKNNKNQGRVHTRFPPEPNGYLHIGHAKSICLNFGLAKEFGGYCNLRFDDTNPTKEEVEYVDSIKEDVRWLGFSWDDREFYASDYFDHLYEFALQLIEKGQAYVCDLSPDEVRKYRGTLTEPGKESPFRNRSREENLDLFTRMRAGEFDEGTRTLRAKVDMSHPNINMRDPVMYRILKASHHRTGDKWCIYPSYDYAHGQSDSLEGITHSICTLEFEDHRPLYDWFLEALEIHHPRQIEFARLNLTYTVMSKRKLLKLVQEGLVSGWDDPRMPTISGLRRRGYTPESLRNFCDRIGVAKSNSVVDIALLEHCLREDLNKRAQRVMAVLRPLKVVIDNYPEDQVEELEAVNNPEDPAMGTRMVPFSKVLYIEADDFREDPPKKFFRLAPGREVRLRYGYFITCVGVVRDEQTGEVTELHCTYDPATRGGDSPDGRKVKATLHWVSAARAVEAEVRLYEHLFLKSDPEDVEEGDFTRVLNPNSLVTLTASKLEPALAGAAPGMLFQFERQGYFCVDPVEMKAGRLVFNRTVPLKDSWAKIEKGEKS; this comes from the coding sequence ATGTCCAATAATGCCCCGGTTTCTTCCCATTTTATCAAAGAGATCATTTTAGAGGATTTAAAAAATAATAAAAATCAGGGCCGGGTCCATACCCGTTTTCCACCCGAACCCAACGGTTATCTCCATATCGGCCATGCCAAGTCCATCTGTCTCAACTTCGGGTTGGCCAAAGAATTCGGGGGGTATTGCAATCTACGTTTTGACGACACCAATCCCACCAAAGAGGAAGTGGAATATGTGGACTCGATTAAAGAGGATGTACGCTGGTTGGGATTCAGTTGGGATGATCGGGAATTCTATGCCTCGGATTATTTTGATCACCTTTATGAATTTGCCCTGCAGTTAATCGAAAAAGGCCAGGCCTATGTCTGTGACCTGAGCCCCGATGAGGTCCGCAAATACCGGGGAACGTTGACCGAGCCGGGCAAGGAAAGTCCCTTTCGAAATCGCTCCAGAGAGGAAAACCTGGATTTATTTACCCGCATGCGGGCTGGTGAATTTGATGAAGGGACTCGAACCTTACGGGCCAAGGTCGATATGTCCCACCCGAATATCAATATGCGGGATCCGGTCATGTACCGGATTTTGAAGGCCAGCCATCATCGGACCGGGGATAAATGGTGTATCTATCCCAGTTATGATTACGCCCACGGACAGAGCGATTCCCTGGAAGGCATCACGCACTCGATCTGCACCCTGGAGTTTGAAGACCATCGACCGCTCTATGACTGGTTTTTGGAGGCCCTGGAGATTCACCATCCGCGGCAGATCGAATTCGCCCGTTTAAATCTGACCTATACGGTCATGAGCAAGCGCAAGCTTTTAAAACTGGTCCAGGAAGGGCTTGTTTCCGGCTGGGACGACCCCCGGATGCCGACGATTTCCGGTTTGCGCCGGCGGGGCTATACTCCGGAATCGCTGCGAAATTTTTGTGATCGGATCGGGGTGGCCAAGAGCAACAGCGTGGTGGATATCGCCCTGCTGGAGCACTGCCTGCGGGAGGACCTGAATAAGCGGGCACAGCGGGTCATGGCGGTACTGCGGCCCCTCAAGGTGGTCATAGACAATTATCCTGAGGATCAGGTAGAAGAACTCGAGGCCGTTAATAATCCGGAAGATCCCGCTATGGGGACCAGGATGGTGCCTTTTTCCAAGGTCCTTTACATTGAAGCCGATGATTTCAGGGAAGACCCGCCCAAAAAATTCTTCCGTCTGGCTCCGGGCCGGGAGGTTCGTTTGCGGTATGGCTATTTTATTACCTGCGTCGGTGTGGTTAGGGATGAACAGACCGGAGAGGTCACCGAACTCCATTGCACCTATGATCCGGCCACCCGCGGGGGGGATTCACCGGACGGTCGCAAAGTCAAGGCGACTTTACACTGGGTATCGGCCGCCCGGGCGGTTGAGGCCGAAGTTCGTTTATACGAGCACCTGTTCCTGAAGTCCGATCCTGAAGATGTGGAGGAGGGAGATTTTACCAGGGTCTTGAATCCTAATTCTTTGGTCACCTTGACCGCCAGCAAGTTGGAACCCGCTCTGGCCGGGGCCGCTCCGGGGATGCTTTTTCAGTTCGAAAGGCAGGGGTATTTTTGTGTCGATCCCGTGGAGATGAAGGCCGGCAGATTGGTCTTCAACCGTACGGTGCCTTTAAAGGATTCCTGGGCCAAGATTGAGAAGGGGGAGAAAAGTTAG
- a CDS encoding AbrB/MazE/SpoVT family DNA-binding domain-containing protein, producing MSLVKVKRFAQVTIPADIRRKAHIEQGDFIEVSYETGQIIMTPKRVSDKTVDWARKFDETLGSVRETAKRAGITAKKIDEAVKTARKKAAR from the coding sequence ATGTCATTGGTAAAAGTAAAGCGGTTCGCTCAGGTGACAATCCCTGCCGATATCCGCAGGAAGGCCCATATCGAGCAGGGCGATTTCATCGAGGTATCCTATGAGACCGGACAGATCATCATGACTCCGAAACGGGTTTCCGATAAAACCGTAGATTGGGCGCGGAAATTCGACGAAACCCTCGGGAGTGTAAGGGAAACGGCGAAAAGGGCTGGTATAACCGCAAAGAAGATCGATGAGGCCGTCAAGACCGCCCGGAAGAAGGCGGCCCGTTGA
- a CDS encoding putative toxin-antitoxin system toxin component, PIN family, with protein sequence MRAVIDTNIFLAGLLNAEGGAAKIIQAFRDGEFHLVVTPGVFDEYVRVLHLFDNAIPASQSEELLELVFEKAVKVRPAAASGLCKDGDDEKFISAALAGHAALLVTKNKKHFPKEVSSIKIVTVRDFLREIERLRVEAIRI encoded by the coding sequence TTGAGGGCGGTTATAGATACCAACATTTTCCTGGCCGGGTTGCTCAATGCCGAGGGCGGCGCGGCAAAAATCATTCAAGCCTTCCGGGACGGAGAGTTTCATCTCGTTGTCACACCGGGGGTGTTTGATGAATATGTCCGAGTCCTTCATCTCTTCGATAACGCCATTCCCGCGTCCCAGAGCGAGGAATTACTCGAACTTGTTTTTGAAAAGGCCGTTAAAGTCAGACCGGCAGCGGCCAGCGGGTTGTGTAAGGACGGGGATGATGAAAAGTTTATTTCCGCCGCCCTGGCCGGCCATGCGGCCTTACTGGTGACCAAAAACAAAAAACATTTCCCCAAGGAGGTCTCTTCGATAAAGATCGTAACTGTGCGGGACTTCCTTCGGGAGATCGAGCGACTGCGGGTTGAGGCGATTAGAATCTAA
- a CDS encoding ArsR family transcriptional regulator, with product MLKDRGVGTLRQSIIFLLKDQELTAKEISQAVGIREKEVYEHLAHIARSKIPEGKFLVQPAVCRKCGFVFKKRDRLTPPSRCFLCRGESITPPSYTIRMDPAKGMTDKEQMTAEEG from the coding sequence ATTTTAAAGGATAGGGGAGTGGGTACATTACGGCAATCCATTATCTTTCTTTTAAAGGACCAGGAACTCACGGCCAAGGAGATTTCCCAGGCCGTGGGGATCCGGGAAAAGGAGGTCTATGAGCACTTGGCCCACATCGCCCGGTCCAAAATCCCGGAGGGAAAATTTCTGGTTCAGCCGGCGGTTTGCCGAAAATGCGGGTTTGTCTTTAAAAAGAGGGACCGCCTGACCCCTCCCAGCAGATGTTTCCTTTGCCGGGGGGAATCCATCACCCCGCCCAGTTATACGATCCGGATGGATCCTGCGAAAGGGATGACGGACAAGGAACAAATGACGGCGGAAGAGGGTTGA
- a CDS encoding ABC transporter ATP-binding protein — MITIENLTKNYGKVTALASLSLKIHKGEIFGLLGPNGAGKTTTIKILNTLVKPTSGRALLDGFDVVRNPLAIKQRIGVVPQENNLDRDLTAYENLKIYGLLHHIPDLTKQIEEHLRSLDLWERRNDMVQAFSGGMQRRLLIARAVLGNPQILFLDEPTIGLDPQVRREIWNRIRRIRTQGGTVLLTTHYIEEAEALSDRVGILAKGKLIALDMPENLKKLVGEYVVEYLNQDGSKGYQMCRSREDARCRLNEADSEMTLRKANLEDVFVRLTGEKIMK, encoded by the coding sequence ATGATCACCATTGAAAACCTGACTAAAAATTATGGGAAAGTCACGGCCCTCGCCTCCTTGTCCCTTAAGATCCATAAAGGGGAAATCTTCGGTCTTTTGGGTCCTAATGGGGCCGGGAAGACCACCACTATCAAGATATTAAATACCCTGGTTAAACCGACTTCCGGCCGGGCACTGTTGGACGGGTTTGATGTGGTCCGAAATCCCCTGGCCATCAAGCAACGGATCGGGGTAGTCCCCCAGGAAAACAACCTCGACCGGGATCTGACGGCCTATGAGAATCTTAAAATCTATGGACTGCTCCATCACATCCCGGACCTCACCAAACAAATCGAGGAACACCTCCGGTCCCTGGATCTCTGGGAGAGACGTAATGATATGGTCCAGGCCTTTTCCGGAGGCATGCAAAGGCGGCTGCTCATTGCCCGGGCCGTGCTGGGGAACCCTCAAATCCTCTTTCTGGACGAACCGACCATTGGTTTGGATCCGCAAGTCCGCCGGGAGATCTGGAACAGGATCCGGAGGATCAGGACCCAGGGCGGGACCGTCCTCCTGACCACCCATTATATCGAGGAAGCCGAAGCCTTGAGCGACCGGGTGGGCATCCTGGCCAAAGGAAAACTGATTGCCCTGGATATGCCGGAGAACCTCAAAAAGCTGGTTGGGGAATACGTGGTCGAATACTTGAATCAGGACGGCAGCAAGGGTTATCAGATGTGCCGGAGCCGGGAAGATGCCCGCTGCCGGCTGAACGAGGCCGATAGCGAGATGACCCTCCGAAAGGCCAACCTGGAAGATGTCTTTGTCAGGCTGACGGGAGAAAAGATTATGAAATGA